The Christiangramia salexigens genome includes the window GTTTATGATCTTATTACGTACCCCAAAGCCGGAAAGCATTTTCGAGGTTTGTTTACACAGTTCTATCCTGTGAGTTAATATAAGAACCTTCTTATTCGTTCTTTGAATATATTCCCTCGTCATTTGGGAGAAAATAACGGTTTTACCCCCGCCTGTTGGTAATTGATAAAGAAGATTATACTTCTCTGGATGTTCATCAATTATTGCAAATATCTTATCAATATCCTTTTGCTGATAATCATAGAGTTGCTTGTCTACCTTCTTTTTTTCTATACCAAATGTTTCTTGCGCCATAAATTCCTATATAAGTAAGCAATTTTGCAAAAATAAAGCTTTTCTCAGCTTTACTCCAAAATTTAAAGAGGAATATAGCCTGTTAAATAAGATTTTTGAAATTAAAATTTATGTTAACTTTGTTATTCATCTCGTCCCAAAATGTTCTTTAATTAATACTAAGAACTCACTTTAGCAACCCCCGGTATTTTTTTTTGAACTTTAAATAGTCGGAACCTTGGTGCCAAATAACTCATTGTTTGATAAGTATAAAACTATCCTAACCAGAAGTGACCTTTTTCATGACCTTTCGGGGAATGAATGGCAGGAACTATTGTGCAATTTTCATGAGGAAGAATGGCCTAAAAATTCATGTTTCATCAATTATCAAAAATTCCTCTTTCACTTTTATATTATAGTATCGGGAAGGATAAAGATGTATCAGTCTGATGAATTAAGTGAAAAGGAACACACCTTATTTCTTTTGAAAAAAGGAGATGTTTTCGATTTGTTCTGCCTTCTGGATGGGAGTAAACATATGGTTTATTATGAATGTCTGGACGATACGATGGTACTCGCAGCGCCTATGGAGTTTATAAGGGAATGGCTTAAAAAGAACCCTTCCAGATATCACACTTTCCTTACTTATGCCGGCAAAATGATGCGCACCCTGGAAAACAATGTATCTCAATTAATTTTCACCGATATTTCTACCCGGCTTTTAAAGTTACTACTGAGTAACGTAAACTACGATTCAAAAAAATTGGAGGTGATCAACGATCTTCCCAATAAGGAGATCGCCAATTTAATAGGATCTACAAGAGCAGTAGTTAACAGGCACATTCAGAAATTAAAGCGCAATGGATCCATCAAAGTTTCCAGAAATCAAATGGAAATAAAGGATATTTCAATTCTACTCCGCGAGCTTAACAATCAGCAAAAAAAGTTTTAAAATCTTCCCTTGTGCTACTTAAGTAGTTCATGCTGAGATAGATTAGAGTTAAATTAGCCTTAATTAACAAATCATTTATTCATCAATTAAAATTTTTACATCATGAAAAAGTTCATTCTTTTAATTTTGGTAGCAGGATGGGTGCTTAATTCTTATTCACAAGAAGTGATCCACCTGGAAGAAGCAGAAGTTACTTTCACACCATCGGCAAAAATCATTCTTAATGATCTGGCAGACGGTAGAGTAATTGTTAAAGAAAATTATGCCCGACAATTTGAGAGCAATGCGATTAAATTCCTAGTCGAGAATTTTGATATTTATGGCTTTATGCGAGCCAACAAATCAGGTGATTTCGATGAGTACCTTGTAACTGTAAAAAGTAAAAAAGGTTATCTAAGAGCAAACTATGATAGTGACGGATCATTAGTTTCAACCTTCCAAAAATTCAAAAATATTCCATTACCTAAAAGTATAAGGGATCAGGTATTCGCAAGTTATAATACCTGGGAATTGACTAATACAGCATATATCGCAAAAAGTCAGGGAACTCAAATAGACGACGAAAAATATATTGTGACCTTAAGAAAAGGTAATATGAAAGAAAAAATTAAAATAAGTCCGGATAAAGTTACCGGAACCGGTGTCGCATCAATCGAAAAATAATTTGTAATAGGGCTGTTTGAAAATTTAGCGTTTATCTAATTCTTAATTTAGATACATAGTTAAAACGTAGTAGTTAAAAAGAATGATCTCTCTTAGATCATACATCACAAAGTTAACGCTCGAATTTTCAAACAGCTTTTTTTTATGCAAATAGGTCTGACGACAAATAACGATCTCCCCTATCACAAACGATACTCACCACCAACCCACTTTCAAGTTCATTACAAAGTCTAACTGCTGCAGCAGCAGCTCCTCCACTACTCATTCCTGCAAAGATACCTTCCTCCTCAGCTAATCTTCTTGTCATTTCTTCAGCTTCCTTTTGGCTTACTTCTAAAACCCTATCTACCTTTTTAGGGTTAAATATTTTTGGCAAGTAGGCTTCTGGCCATTTTCTAATTCCGGGAATTCGTGAATCATCTGTGGGCTGTACCCCTATGATCTGAATCTCATTATTCTTTTCTTTTAAGAATGTACTGGTTCCCATAATCGTCCCGGTAGTTCCCATCGAAGAAACAAAATGCGTGATATTATTATTCGTGTCATTCCAGATCTCAGGACCTGTAGTTTTATAATGTGCTTTCCAGTTATCATTATTTCCAAACTGATTAAGCATAAAGTAATCCCCTGTTTTAGCCTTATCTTCAGCATAATCTCTGGAACCTTCTATTCCTCCATCAGCATCGGTTAAAGTAACCTTTGCACCGTAAGCTCTCATCGTCTGAACCCTTTCTATAGTAGAATTTTCTGGCATTACCAGCTCTATCTCTAGTCCGAAGATTCCCGCTATCATAGCCAGTGCGATCCCTGTATTCCCGCTGGTAGCTTCAATAAGTCGGGTCTTATTATTAATATCTCCTCTGTCCAGAGCGCTTTTAATCATATTAAAAGCGGCACGATCCTTTACACTTCCGCCAGGGTTCTGACCTTCTAATTTAAAGTACAGCTCTACATTTGGGTTTTCAACTAAACGTTTAGCCTTTACTAGTGGCGTATTCCCTACAATATCTAAAATAGAATCATTCATCTCTTAAGTGTATTTCTTTATATTGATTTGAGGCTTATGGGAGACCATGCTATTTTCAGGAACAGATTCGGTTAACCAAACATTTCCCCCAATTATGGAATACTTTCCTATTGTTGTTTCCCCGCCTAAAATGGTGGCATTAGCATAAATAGTTACATTATTCTCTATGGTAGGATGCCTTTTAATATTACGCAGGGTTCGATCCACGGTTAAGGCACCCAAGGTTACACCCTGATATATTTTTACATTATCCTTTATCACGGCCGTCTCCCCTATCACTACACCGGTAGCGTGATCTATAAAAAATGAGTCTCCTATTTTAGCCCCGGGATTAATATCTGTTCCGGTTAGACTATGAGCACATTCTGCCATAAGTCTTGGAACCAGTGGTAATCCAAATTTGTAGAATTCGTGGCTCAGTCTGTAAACTGCAATCGCAAAAAATCCGGGATAAGACAGATAGACTTCCTCTACTGAATTGGCAGCAGGATCATTTTTTGAAATAGCAAGGGCATCTAAATTCAGTTTCTCGAGGATGGTTGGAAGTTTATGTACATAATCCTTCCAGATATCCTGACATGGTGAACCCGGTTCCCAACAAACCAGCTTGGCAAGAACTTCAAAGTCCATCCCCAGTTCCATTAGATTATCCTTTACCGGAGTTTGCTTATCAAAAAGCGTGTAAAATAATTTATGTGTAAAAGCTTCGGTTTTTTCCTTAATACTAAAATTAAGGTTTGGAAGATTTTTTTGATCTTCGATCTGCTTTATAATCTCTTCAATTTTCATAGCTGACATTTATAGTCTTTCAAATTTACTCAATTTGAATTGTCCTTAAAAATCAACAAAAATAGAATCTGTTTTAGCTTAAAAATTAGATAACGAGTTAAACTTTTGCCAATGAAAAAACAAGCTGTATAATCCTGAAGTAAATTAGGTTATAATTTAATACGTAAAAAAAATGGCACAAGAAAAAAAATCAACAAAAGAGCAAAAAAGCCCGCAAAAGCAGGCTCCAAAGCAACCAAGCAAACCTAAAAAGTAATTTTTTTAGCCTAAGCTTAAATCTATTCAGGCCACCTCAAAAGGGTGGCTTTATTATTTATTTTTTTAAATGTTTTGATACCTAGAATTGCTTTTTTTAATTACAAAAACTGATCATTAATCCGCTCAAATAGGTAAGAATTAGACCAGTTCTGGGAAACGGCTTCAGCATTAATCTTTTGAATGCGATTTAGAAATTCAGGTAATATTCCTTGCTCTATCACATAATTAACAGCCTGCTCCTGCGACTTGAAAATACTTTTTTCAAAAGCTTCGGTAATATTGTCTTTATCTGCAGAGAAAGTTTGGGCGATCTCTACATTATAGAACATAAGATCTGCCAGGGAATGCGGTTCCATCTCCAGTTTTTTGAAATGCTTGATGTATTTATGAGCCACAGATCTACGGGCCTTGGCTTTTCTTTTATTAGGAGGAAAATATTCTTTAGATATTTTGAATTTAGCCTCATTTACGAGTTTTTCTTCGTTTGGATTAAATACGAAATTGTAAAAAACCTTAACGTCCTCAAATCTGTTATAAAGGTCCATGATCTGTTCTTCTAGATCTTCTTTCTCCAAAGATTTTATGTACTTTTTAAAAGCACGCTTACTCATAATCTTTTTGATTTAGTTCTTTAATTTTCTTCTCTAATTTTTCTGAAATATCCATCAGCCACTCTAGTTGTCCCGTGATCAAATGCGCTTCCTGTAATTTAAGACGCATGCTCTTTTCTATTTGATCCTGCCCCGCCTCTATCTGCAAGTCTCTCTCCCTTGCTAGTTCATCAAATTTTCTGTGCAGGGTTTCCCCGGCCTCCTTTATGTTTATAGTATCTTTTTTCAATTCTTTATGTTCCAGAATTCTTAGGGCATTTTCCAGATTATTCCTTATAGATCTGGTATGCAATTCAAAATCTGCAGAAGCTTTTGTTGTGGGATGCGTTCTAATATAGCTCCCGAGTGAGGCTAATGCCGATAGAAATGTCTGGTTTAAGCCTACGATGTTATAGACCAAACTTAAGTACATTTGTTTTGATTTAGGTTCCTGAGCCATTCTTTGAAAGGACCCGCTTAAATTTCCCATTTCCATAAAGGCTTTCTTCCTGGCCAATTTGTAGCTGGCAGGTATTTCCTTCTTATCATGATAATATTTATCGATCTCAGAAAGATATTCCAGGTTGGAATTAATCGAGGAAAATATAGTGGCATTAATACTGGTAAACTCCCATTTTGGCCATAATATAACATTACCCAAAGCTGCCAAACCAGCCCCTATAAGAGTATCTATCACTCTGTATTGTATTACATTAAGAACTTCCGGCTGAAGCAATGCATAAATAAAAATAATACTTAGTGTAATGAAAATTGCGGCTGTGGTATAATTCCTTTGTATTAGTGAAAAAGCAAGAGTTAGGGATAATAAACCTAAAACCGCGTAAACCATAGGGTTCTGAGTTAGCATTACTATTCCTATGGCGATTGCTCCACCGATCAATGTTCCCGTAATCCGTTTTTTAGTGCGTTCTTTTGTAAGTCCGTAATTGGGTCGCATGATCACTACTATCGTAAGAAGGATCCAGTAGGAATTCTGTACAGAAAAGTATTCTCCAATGAAGTAACCCGCCACGACTACCAGAGCAAGTCTCAGAGCATGCCTAAAAATGGCTGAGTTAAAATTAAAATTTGTTTCCAAGGTTTTAAAGCTGTACTCCTGTGGTGTAAGGAATTTTCGTAGATCCTTATTTTTGTAAAAGATCTTTCGCTTCTCCGCAATATTCCTAAGAATACGGTCTATACTATTTATCTTTTGTGCCTGCTTTGTTTGATAGTCGAAGAAATTCCGAAGCAAAAGCATGGCCTCACGCTTCTTTGTAACATCTATACTTTCCCTGAATTTCTTTAACGCCTCTCGGGTTTTTGCTAATTCATTAGGAATTGCATTATCCGGCAACCTCGAATTTCTATAGATCGACTGAGATATTCTGTCTAATTGAGCTGCCATCTGCAAGGAAAAGTTTGAAAAGGCTCTTAGCTGTTTCCAGTCGTCCTTTAGTATACTCTGCATGCGCTCATAATCTATGGGATTAGCCATCGCAAATTCAAGAATATCCACAAGGTCTATAAAGATCAAAAGTCTTTTTCTTGTATAACCTGAACTTCCGGAATCCTTTCGGGAACTTATAAGGATCTCCCTTAAACTCTCATGATGTTCATTTAATTCATTCTGAAGAGTGAACAGCTCTTTTTGAATCTTTTCGGCATCAATATCAGTTTCAAGTAATTTCATCCGGGTTCTCAGATAATCAGCAGTGATCTCCATGGTTTCAGCCAGTAATTCTTCAGTAGGACGTTTCGGCTTCAGAAAATACCATAATGTACTTAGCATTAAATACCATATACCGCCTCCTGCAATTAACAAAGCTTTTTGCCATATTTCGATACCAGAAGAAAGATTTGCAAAACTAAGCACTACAGCCAGCAATCCTGAAAAAGTGACCAGCGATGCTCTAAAACCATACACAGAAAGGTAGGAAACAGAGAACATCATGATCAAAAGCATTGGAATTACGGCCATGGTATATGACGAGGAATATCCAGCGATCATGAAGGAAAGAGAACCCAAACCGGCCGCACTTAGTATACCAAGCACTTTATGTTTAAAGCTCCCGGTTACGTCACTTGGAGAAGACAACAAGCAACCCATTGCTATACTTATGCCAATTTCCAAGAAATCTAATCTGTAAAACAGAGATACAGGAACCAATATGGCAATGGTCAATACAATTGCCTTAGAAAAGTCTGTACTCCTCAGAAATTTAAACAGGTCTTCTTTATATGAGATCAGTTTTTGGGTCAAGTAATTTTCTTTCTTTAGGTATTAAAAAATTAGAACTGCGTACTGCTATCCAAATATCAGGATTTAAGGAGAATTTGACAGCAGATCTTTTGGAAAATAGCTGTAATTATGGGCTATAATTATTAAGCCGTAATAGAAATTAATGGAAAAGTAGCCGGCAACAAACAAAAAGGGGTCCGTTTTTAAACGGACCCCTTTTCATTATCTATATTAATGATCCTATTGCTCCTGCTCGGTAGGCATTATATAAATATCGTTGATATTCGCCCGCTTTGGCTGAGCAAGTGTATAGTAAATTGATTCTGCAATGTCTTCAGCCTGTAATGGCGTCATTTCTTCAAAATTTGAAAGCAGACTTTCTTTAATTTCATCATCTGTGATAGACTGGGTTAATTCAGTTTCTACAAAACCAGGCTCTATGGAAGTTACATTGATGTTGTACTTAGGAGCTAGTTCCTGTCTTAAGCCTTCAGAAAACATTTTCACAGCAGCCTTGGTAGCGCAATATACAGCACCTCCCGGATATATCTTTCTACCAGCACTGGACGAAATATTAATGATATTCCCGCTTTTTTGATCCATCATGGTAGGTAATACGGCGGCTACACCATTCATAACACCTTTTACATTTACATCTACCATTTTATCCCATTCTTCGGTATGAAGATTTTTCACATAAGAAAGTGGCATTAAGCCGGCATTATTAATAAGACCGTCTACATTTTCAAATTCCTTTTTGGTCTTATCCACGAGGTTTTCAAGATCTTTTTTATTCGTAACATCACCGGGGACCACTAAAGCTTTACCTGCTTTTTGTTCATCTATCTTAGCTTTCAGTTCATTAAGTTTATCCTCTCTTCTAGCTGTTAATACTACATTAGCCCCTTCTTTAGATAGTTTAAGAGCTGTAGCTTCTCCAATCCCACTTGAAGCTCCGGTAATAATTATTGTTTTTCCTTCAATACTCATATAATTTTTCTTTTTCGATTCATCTCAAAATACCAAGCATTACTTAGAATCGCAGGAAATTTTAAGGCTTTAAAATGAATTTAACCCTGTATAGTTGAGCTTGTTAATTTTTTAATGAATGTTCTAACAAAAAAAGCCGGATCGAGAGATCCGGCTTTCTATTAAAATATATATACGTTTACTTTTTTGGAGGCCTGGAAGGTCTTACTTCAATT containing:
- a CDS encoding DUF6155 family protein, with product MSKRAFKKYIKSLEKEDLEEQIMDLYNRFEDVKVFYNFVFNPNEEKLVNEAKFKISKEYFPPNKRKAKARRSVAHKYIKHFKKLEMEPHSLADLMFYNVEIAQTFSADKDNITEAFEKSIFKSQEQAVNYVIEQGILPEFLNRIQKINAEAVSQNWSNSYLFERINDQFL
- a CDS encoding Crp/Fnr family transcriptional regulator, coding for MFDKYKTILTRSDLFHDLSGNEWQELLCNFHEEEWPKNSCFINYQKFLFHFYIIVSGRIKMYQSDELSEKEHTLFLLKKGDVFDLFCLLDGSKHMVYYECLDDTMVLAAPMEFIREWLKKNPSRYHTFLTYAGKMMRTLENNVSQLIFTDISTRLLKLLLSNVNYDSKKLEVINDLPNKEIANLIGSTRAVVNRHIQKLKRNGSIKVSRNQMEIKDISILLRELNNQQKKF
- the epsC gene encoding serine O-acetyltransferase EpsC — its product is MKIEEIIKQIEDQKNLPNLNFSIKEKTEAFTHKLFYTLFDKQTPVKDNLMELGMDFEVLAKLVCWEPGSPCQDIWKDYVHKLPTILEKLNLDALAISKNDPAANSVEEVYLSYPGFFAIAVYRLSHEFYKFGLPLVPRLMAECAHSLTGTDINPGAKIGDSFFIDHATGVVIGETAVIKDNVKIYQGVTLGALTVDRTLRNIKRHPTIENNVTIYANATILGGETTIGKYSIIGGNVWLTESVPENSMVSHKPQINIKKYT
- a CDS encoding FUSC family protein is translated as MTQKLISYKEDLFKFLRSTDFSKAIVLTIAILVPVSLFYRLDFLEIGISIAMGCLLSSPSDVTGSFKHKVLGILSAAGLGSLSFMIAGYSSSYTMAVIPMLLIMMFSVSYLSVYGFRASLVTFSGLLAVVLSFANLSSGIEIWQKALLIAGGGIWYLMLSTLWYFLKPKRPTEELLAETMEITADYLRTRMKLLETDIDAEKIQKELFTLQNELNEHHESLREILISSRKDSGSSGYTRKRLLIFIDLVDILEFAMANPIDYERMQSILKDDWKQLRAFSNFSLQMAAQLDRISQSIYRNSRLPDNAIPNELAKTREALKKFRESIDVTKKREAMLLLRNFFDYQTKQAQKINSIDRILRNIAEKRKIFYKNKDLRKFLTPQEYSFKTLETNFNFNSAIFRHALRLALVVVAGYFIGEYFSVQNSYWILLTIVVIMRPNYGLTKERTKKRITGTLIGGAIAIGIVMLTQNPMVYAVLGLLSLTLAFSLIQRNYTTAAIFITLSIIFIYALLQPEVLNVIQYRVIDTLIGAGLAALGNVILWPKWEFTSINATIFSSINSNLEYLSEIDKYYHDKKEIPASYKLARKKAFMEMGNLSGSFQRMAQEPKSKQMYLSLVYNIVGLNQTFLSALASLGSYIRTHPTTKASADFELHTRSIRNNLENALRILEHKELKKDTINIKEAGETLHRKFDELARERDLQIEAGQDQIEKSMRLKLQEAHLITGQLEWLMDISEKLEKKIKELNQKDYE
- the cysM gene encoding cysteine synthase CysM, which encodes MNDSILDIVGNTPLVKAKRLVENPNVELYFKLEGQNPGGSVKDRAAFNMIKSALDRGDINNKTRLIEATSGNTGIALAMIAGIFGLEIELVMPENSTIERVQTMRAYGAKVTLTDADGGIEGSRDYAEDKAKTGDYFMLNQFGNNDNWKAHYKTTGPEIWNDTNNNITHFVSSMGTTGTIMGTSTFLKEKNNEIQIIGVQPTDDSRIPGIRKWPEAYLPKIFNPKKVDRVLEVSQKEAEEMTRRLAEEEGIFAGMSSGGAAAAAVRLCNELESGLVVSIVCDRGDRYLSSDLFA
- a CDS encoding SDR family oxidoreductase; this translates as MSIEGKTIIITGASSGIGEATALKLSKEGANVVLTARREDKLNELKAKIDEQKAGKALVVPGDVTNKKDLENLVDKTKKEFENVDGLINNAGLMPLSYVKNLHTEEWDKMVDVNVKGVMNGVAAVLPTMMDQKSGNIINISSSAGRKIYPGGAVYCATKAAVKMFSEGLRQELAPKYNINVTSIEPGFVETELTQSITDDEIKESLLSNFEEMTPLQAEDIAESIYYTLAQPKRANINDIYIMPTEQEQ